The Polyodon spathula isolate WHYD16114869_AA chromosome 52, ASM1765450v1, whole genome shotgun sequence genome window below encodes:
- the LOC121307085 gene encoding NADH dehydrogenase [ubiquinone] 1 alpha subcomplex subunit 8-like, producing MPGEVEIPTLEELNVNEVNVSSAVLKAAAHHYGSQCDKANKEFMLCRWEEKDPRKCLNEGRKVNECALQFFRQIKTSCAEPFTEYWTCLDYSNLSELRRCRKQQHAFDSCVLDKLGWERPALGDLSKITKVQTDRPFPENAYHSRPRPEPNPVIEGELQPSKHGSRLFFWNW from the exons ATGCCGGGTGAGGTGGAAATACCCACTCTAGAGGAACTAAATGTCAACGAG GTGAATGTGTCCTCAGCAGTGTTGAAAGCAGCAGCTCATCACTATGGGTCGCAGTGTGACAAGGCCAATAAGGAGTTCATGTTGTGCCGCTGGGAGGAAAAGGACCCAAGGAAATGCTTGAATGAGGGAAGGAAGGTCAATGAGTGTGCTCTGCAGTTCTTCAG gCAGATAAAGACTAGCTGTGCTGAACCCTTCACAGAATATTGGACCTGCTTGGATTACTCCAATTTGTCCGAGCTGCGCCGCTGTCGCAAGCAGCAACATGCATTTGACAGCTGCGTTCTAGACAAGCTGGGCTGGGAGAGACCTGCTCTTGGAGATCTGTCAAAG ATCACCAAGGTCCAGACAGACAGGCCTTTCCCTGAGAATGCATATCACTCGAGGCCAAGACCAGAGCCCAATCCTGTCATTGAGGGGGAGCTCCAGCCTTCCAAACATGGCAGCAGACTGTTCTTCTGGAACTGGTGA